The following coding sequences lie in one Jonesia denitrificans DSM 20603 genomic window:
- the ruvC gene encoding crossover junction endodeoxyribonuclease RuvC, protein MRVLGVDPGLTRCGIGVVDSIAGRRARLVAVGVARSTHTESIDVRLLAISQQLDEWLDRHIPDVVAIERVFAQNNLSTVMGTAQVAGLAMVAAAKRGVPVALHTPSEVKAAVTGHGGAHKEQVQRMVANILGLSQAPRPADAADALALAICHLWRPAGILDKADRYQMTPAQRQWAAAEQATKQNVRRLH, encoded by the coding sequence ATGCGCGTTCTCGGTGTAGACCCAGGGCTCACCCGGTGCGGAATCGGCGTTGTTGATTCCATAGCCGGGCGCCGGGCACGCCTCGTCGCCGTGGGAGTCGCCCGATCCACACACACCGAATCAATCGATGTGCGGCTTCTAGCAATCTCACAACAACTCGACGAATGGCTCGACCGCCACATCCCAGACGTTGTCGCCATAGAACGAGTATTCGCTCAAAACAACCTGTCCACAGTCATGGGGACAGCACAAGTCGCCGGACTCGCCATGGTCGCAGCAGCAAAACGAGGCGTACCCGTCGCACTCCACACCCCCAGCGAAGTCAAAGCAGCCGTCACCGGCCACGGGGGAGCCCACAAAGAACAAGTACAGCGCATGGTCGCCAACATCCTCGGCCTCAGTCAAGCTCCCCGCCCAGCCGACGCAGCCGACGCACTAGCCCTCGCCATCTGCCACCTCTGGCGCCCAGCTGGAATACTCGACAAAGCCGACCGCTACCAAATGACACCAGCACAACGACAATGGGCAGCCGCAGAACAAGCAACCAAACAAAATGTCAGGCGCCTGC
- a CDS encoding YebC/PmpR family DNA-binding transcriptional regulator, whose product MAGHSKWATTKHKKAAIDAKRGKLFARLIKNIEVAARTGGGDPQGNPTLFDAIQTAKKNSVPGDNIDRAVKRGAGLIEGGADYQTIMYEGYAPGGVAILVECLTDNKNRSAADVRVAFTRGGGQLADPGSVAYMFSRKGLVVIPANNHNEDDIMMAVLDAGAEEVNQEGDTFEVLCEATDLRAVRDALESADIEYDSAESIWHPATRIELDADGARKVFKLIDALEDSDDVQNVYANYDITPDVAAELNEDD is encoded by the coding sequence ATGGCAGGTCACTCCAAATGGGCAACTACGAAACACAAAAAAGCGGCAATCGACGCCAAGCGCGGCAAACTCTTCGCCCGCCTCATCAAAAACATTGAAGTTGCTGCCCGCACCGGGGGAGGGGACCCCCAAGGAAACCCCACCCTGTTCGACGCAATCCAAACAGCCAAGAAAAACTCGGTGCCTGGAGACAACATCGACCGTGCTGTCAAACGGGGAGCAGGGCTCATCGAAGGTGGGGCAGACTACCAAACCATCATGTACGAGGGTTACGCACCAGGCGGAGTAGCAATACTCGTTGAGTGCCTCACCGACAACAAAAACCGTTCTGCCGCTGATGTGCGCGTCGCCTTCACCCGTGGTGGTGGACAACTCGCAGACCCGGGCTCAGTGGCCTACATGTTCTCCCGCAAAGGCCTCGTCGTCATCCCCGCGAACAACCACAACGAAGACGACATCATGATGGCTGTTCTCGACGCCGGCGCAGAAGAAGTCAACCAAGAAGGCGACACCTTCGAAGTGCTCTGTGAAGCAACAGACTTACGCGCAGTACGAGACGCACTCGAATCCGCAGACATCGAATACGACTCCGCCGAATCAATCTGGCACCCCGCAACACGCATCGAACTCGACGCAGACGGCGCACGAAAAGTCTTCAAACTCATCGACGCACTCGAAGACTCCGACGACGTACAAAACGTCTACGCCAACTACGACATCACCCCAGACGTCGCAGCTGAACTCAACGAAGACGACTAA
- a CDS encoding NUDIX hydrolase translates to MTKHPAYRTRDAARVILLDANNNVLMLRGHDEHNPTRHWWFTVGGGLDAGESHRQAAVREVFEETGITLEEGDLVGPVMFRSAIFDFQAEHIVQHETFFVAHLDTAPVLSTTGWTDVEQRFVDDLAWLSVHDLTNATCEVFPENLTALITSMSTGWDGTVIRLRHDQSHTPH, encoded by the coding sequence GTGACAAAACACCCGGCGTACCGAACCCGTGACGCTGCACGCGTCATCCTTTTGGACGCGAACAACAACGTGCTCATGCTGCGCGGGCATGACGAACACAATCCCACCCGCCACTGGTGGTTCACAGTGGGCGGCGGGCTTGACGCTGGCGAGAGCCACAGACAAGCAGCCGTGCGTGAAGTCTTCGAAGAAACAGGCATCACCCTTGAGGAAGGCGACCTCGTCGGACCAGTGATGTTTCGCTCAGCGATTTTCGACTTCCAAGCAGAACACATCGTCCAACATGAAACGTTCTTCGTCGCGCACCTTGACACAGCACCAGTGCTGTCCACCACCGGATGGACAGATGTCGAACAACGCTTTGTCGACGACCTTGCCTGGTTGAGCGTGCACGACCTCACCAACGCAACGTGCGAAGTGTTTCCAGAAAACCTCACTGCACTCATCACCTCAATGAGTACAGGGTGGGACGGGACAGTCATCCGCCTCCGTCACGACCAATCACACACGCCCCACTGA
- a CDS encoding glycosyltransferase family 4 protein, producing MTSPHTHRTLRVGIVCPYSFDAPGGVQFHIRDLAEALINQGHEVSVLAPADDDTPVPPYLTPAGASIPIRYNGSVARLTFGPRVAAKVRRWLNDGQFDILHLHEPMTPSLSMLALWLARGPIVGTFHTALIRSRALQFVYPMVRPSLEKFSARIAVSEDARRTLIDHLGGDAIVIPNGVYVNTFTHATPTPQWQGTPDAPTIAFLGRLDEPRKGLPVLSQAIPHILTHYPNARFLIAGKGDEGKRHAEQQLSNHLTNVEFLGAITDDEKASLLTSVDLYIAPQTGGESFGIVLVEAMSAGTTVIASDLGAFERVLDNGQAGYMFRTNDPNDLARAVIEALNNPTERTQRTQRATEFVQQFDWKEVTTKILTVYEMVLSASTALGKVTEDPSALTHPREAS from the coding sequence ATGACTAGCCCCCACACTCACCGCACGCTCCGCGTCGGCATCGTGTGCCCTTATTCCTTTGACGCCCCTGGCGGAGTCCAATTCCACATCAGAGACCTTGCCGAAGCACTCATCAACCAAGGCCACGAAGTCTCGGTCCTTGCCCCAGCCGACGACGACACCCCTGTCCCGCCATACCTCACCCCCGCAGGCGCTTCCATCCCCATCCGATACAACGGTTCAGTAGCACGCCTGACCTTCGGGCCACGCGTTGCCGCGAAAGTGAGGCGCTGGCTCAACGACGGCCAATTCGACATCCTCCACTTGCACGAACCAATGACCCCCTCCCTGTCCATGCTCGCCCTGTGGCTCGCACGAGGTCCCATCGTCGGCACATTCCACACCGCGCTCATCCGCTCCCGGGCACTGCAATTCGTTTACCCCATGGTGCGACCCTCGCTCGAAAAATTCTCCGCCCGTATCGCCGTGTCCGAAGATGCCCGACGTACACTGATCGACCACCTCGGTGGGGACGCCATCGTCATCCCCAACGGCGTCTACGTCAACACATTCACACATGCGACTCCCACCCCGCAGTGGCAAGGAACCCCCGACGCCCCCACTATTGCGTTCCTGGGACGCCTTGACGAACCCCGCAAAGGACTGCCCGTCCTCAGCCAAGCCATTCCGCACATCCTGACGCACTACCCCAACGCCCGATTCCTCATCGCGGGCAAAGGCGATGAAGGTAAACGTCACGCTGAACAACAACTCAGCAACCACCTCACCAACGTTGAATTCCTTGGTGCCATCACTGACGACGAAAAAGCATCCCTGCTGACCTCAGTTGACCTCTACATCGCCCCACAAACAGGCGGCGAAAGCTTCGGTATCGTCCTGGTCGAAGCCATGAGCGCTGGCACCACCGTCATCGCCTCAGATCTTGGCGCATTCGAACGAGTCCTCGACAACGGACAAGCTGGCTACATGTTCCGCACCAACGACCCGAACGACCTAGCCCGTGCCGTGATCGAAGCACTCAACAACCCCACTGAGCGCACCCAACGCACCCAACGGGCCACTGAGTTCGTCCAGCAATTTGACTGGAAGGAAGTCACCACGAAAATCCTCACCGTGTACGAAATGGTCCTGTCCGCGTCCACTGCGCTAGGCAAAGTCACCGAAGACCCCAGTGCACTTACACACCCACGAGAAGCCTCATGA
- a CDS encoding phosphatidylinositol mannoside acyltransferase, with protein MNSSRAYLLAFRHAWRIPGPLWRALMATAADITWLVHTKGVHQLERNLTRVSPTANPRQIRQLSRAAMRSYMRYFGEAFTVAHITPQQRDARVRVINAHNLDAALALPGSPVLALTHQGNWDLAGMWASATIRPVLTVAERLKPEELFTEFRTFRETLGMTILAAGDDGVFRALLRATRTNNHLICLLADRDLTASGIEVDFNGHRARVAKGPAALATQGQVPLIPVSITYEKLTGHRRAQAGSPWGIVVEFHTPLHADPNATTKDNITNLTQQWVTTLATAITRSPHDWHMLQKVFTADLNPHHPLAPPATPKEHND; from the coding sequence ATGAATAGCTCCCGCGCCTACCTCCTTGCTTTCCGCCACGCATGGCGCATCCCAGGTCCGCTATGGCGTGCGTTGATGGCCACGGCAGCAGACATCACTTGGCTCGTGCACACCAAAGGGGTACACCAGCTTGAACGTAACCTCACCCGGGTGAGCCCCACCGCCAATCCACGCCAGATACGCCAACTTTCCCGTGCGGCGATGCGCTCCTACATGCGTTACTTTGGCGAAGCGTTCACTGTCGCCCACATCACCCCACAACAACGTGACGCACGAGTGCGAGTCATCAACGCACACAACCTCGACGCAGCCCTGGCACTTCCCGGCTCACCCGTCCTCGCGCTGACCCACCAGGGTAACTGGGACCTCGCCGGCATGTGGGCATCAGCAACCATCCGCCCTGTACTCACCGTCGCTGAACGGCTCAAACCTGAGGAACTCTTTACAGAGTTCCGCACCTTCCGCGAAACACTAGGGATGACCATCCTCGCCGCGGGTGACGACGGTGTTTTCCGAGCCCTGTTGCGGGCAACCCGCACGAACAACCACCTCATTTGCCTGCTCGCTGACCGTGATCTCACCGCAAGTGGCATTGAGGTGGATTTCAACGGCCACCGTGCACGCGTTGCCAAAGGCCCCGCAGCCCTGGCCACACAGGGCCAGGTTCCGCTCATCCCAGTTTCCATCACTTACGAAAAACTTACCGGACACCGCCGCGCCCAAGCAGGCAGCCCTTGGGGGATTGTCGTCGAATTCCACACCCCTCTTCACGCCGACCCCAACGCAACGACCAAAGACAACATCACCAACCTCACCCAACAATGGGTCACCACACTTGCCACCGCCATCACCCGCTCTCCCCACGACTGGCACATGCTCCAAAAAGTCTTCACCGCTGACCTCAACCCCCACCACCCCCTTGCGCCGCCCGCCACACCAAAGGAGCACAATGACTAG
- the pgsA gene encoding phosphatidylinositol phosphate synthase has translation MLNGLRGVMATIFTPIARFLLRLRISPDAVTITGTFLVIATALWLLPTGRLVAGALVIGLFVFTDSLDGTMARLSGRSGPWGAFLDSTLDRLADGALFIGLALYFAWHAPAAQHLGTLAALACLLLGLCVSYARARAEGLGLDGNVGIAERPERLLVSLLATLITGLTANPSILAWALVVLAALSAITLIQRISHVHHQTRPQETHS, from the coding sequence ATGCTTAATGGTCTACGCGGCGTGATGGCCACGATCTTCACTCCGATTGCCCGCTTCCTGCTGCGGCTGCGCATTTCCCCAGACGCAGTCACGATCACTGGCACTTTCCTGGTGATCGCCACGGCGCTATGGCTCTTGCCCACTGGGCGCCTTGTCGCTGGGGCGCTGGTCATTGGGTTGTTCGTGTTCACTGACTCCCTTGATGGCACCATGGCGCGCCTGTCCGGACGCTCAGGCCCATGGGGTGCGTTCCTGGACTCAACTCTTGACCGGCTTGCAGACGGAGCTTTATTCATTGGTCTTGCGCTCTACTTCGCGTGGCATGCCCCTGCCGCACAACACCTTGGAACACTTGCTGCCCTCGCCTGTCTCCTGCTTGGCTTGTGCGTGTCCTACGCGCGTGCCCGTGCCGAAGGGTTGGGGCTTGATGGCAATGTCGGGATCGCTGAACGCCCAGAACGACTCCTCGTGTCCTTGCTCGCCACCCTCATCACAGGACTCACAGCCAACCCCTCCATCCTTGCGTGGGCACTGGTTGTGCTCGCCGCGCTCTCTGCGATCACCCTCATTCAACGCATTTCCCATGTCCATCACCAAACACGGCCCCAAGAAACCCATTCATGA
- a CDS encoding HIT family protein — MSTEDNAPTPDQFAGQPDAWQRLWTPHRMVYIGGENKPRDTTTQQCPFCRIPSGQDEDGLVVYRGAHVYAVLNLYPYNAGHLMVVPYQHVSLYSDISPEVVTDMGIVTQQAMTALARTMNPAGFNIGMNQGEAGGAGIAAHLHQHIVPRWVGDANFFPIIGQTKAIPSLLADTRHQLATAWPTP; from the coding sequence ATGAGCACTGAGGATAACGCGCCCACCCCCGATCAGTTCGCGGGGCAACCCGACGCTTGGCAACGCCTGTGGACCCCGCATCGCATGGTGTATATCGGCGGGGAAAACAAACCGCGCGACACCACCACACAGCAATGCCCCTTCTGCCGGATCCCCTCTGGTCAGGACGAGGACGGGCTCGTTGTGTACCGGGGGGCCCACGTGTACGCCGTCCTTAACCTCTACCCCTACAACGCTGGACACCTGATGGTCGTGCCTTACCAGCACGTGTCCCTGTACAGCGACATTTCACCTGAAGTTGTCACTGACATGGGAATTGTCACCCAGCAGGCGATGACCGCACTGGCCCGCACAATGAACCCGGCAGGGTTCAACATCGGCATGAACCAAGGGGAAGCAGGAGGCGCAGGAATAGCAGCACACCTGCATCAGCACATCGTCCCTCGATGGGTTGGAGACGCCAATTTTTTCCCCATTATCGGGCAGACCAAAGCGATTCCTTCCTTGCTTGCTGACACCCGCCACCAACTCGCCACCGCATGGCCCACACCATGA
- the thrS gene encoding threonine--tRNA ligase, with protein sequence MSNPSPTSPSFTITLDGETTQVTDGTTGTDLFSANKNIVVLRVNGELKDLFYRVAAGDVVDGVDINEPDGLNVLRHSAAHVLAQAVQKVNPDAKLGIGPPIVDGFYYDFDVETPFAPEDLKKLEKEMMRIVKEGQTFQRRVITEEQGHTELAGEPYKIELISLKSQSDTAAEGASVEVGAGELTIYDNVRRNGEVAWGDLCRGPHLPSTKLIGNGFKLMRSAAAYWRGSEKNPQLQRIYGTAWPTKDQLTEHLTRLAEAERRDHRRLGVEMDLFSFPDEMGSGLAVFHPRGGVVRLEMEEYSRRRHIEAGYSFVNSPHITKGRLYEVSGHLDWYREGMYPAMHMDEERDADGTLRKQGQDYYLKPMNCPMHNLIFDARGRSYRELPLRLFEFGTVYRYEKSGVIHGLTRARGFTQDDAHIYCTKEQMKDELTNALTFVLDLLKDYGLDDFYLELSTRDPEKSVGTDEIWDEATRTLEEVAQDSGLELVPDPGGAAFYGPKISVQAKDAIGRTWQMSTIQLDFNLPEKFDLEYQAADGTRQRPVMIHRALFGSIERFFAVLLEHYAGQFPVWLAPVQVLAVPVADAFNDYLGDFVAELRTRGVRAELDDSSDRFPKKVRNASTSKVPFTVIAGGEDEQAGAVSFRYRDGSQENGIPREQAITRILESISTRAQV encoded by the coding sequence GTGTCGAATCCATCGCCCACGTCGCCCAGCTTCACAATCACTCTTGACGGTGAAACGACCCAGGTGACCGACGGCACGACCGGCACCGACCTGTTTTCGGCGAACAAAAACATTGTGGTGCTCAGGGTCAATGGTGAACTCAAAGACTTGTTCTACCGTGTTGCCGCTGGTGATGTTGTTGACGGCGTCGACATCAATGAACCTGATGGTCTGAACGTGTTGCGGCACTCGGCAGCTCACGTGCTCGCGCAGGCTGTTCAAAAGGTAAACCCGGATGCCAAGTTGGGGATTGGCCCGCCCATCGTGGACGGTTTCTACTATGACTTTGATGTGGAGACCCCGTTCGCTCCTGAGGACTTGAAAAAACTCGAAAAAGAAATGATGCGCATCGTCAAGGAAGGGCAAACCTTCCAGCGCCGAGTCATCACTGAGGAGCAAGGGCACACAGAACTTGCGGGGGAGCCCTACAAAATTGAACTGATTTCGCTGAAATCACAGTCGGACACCGCAGCGGAAGGCGCCTCAGTTGAGGTGGGAGCCGGTGAGCTAACAATCTACGACAATGTACGCCGCAATGGCGAGGTTGCCTGGGGGGATCTGTGTCGCGGCCCGCACCTGCCGAGCACGAAGCTCATTGGAAACGGTTTTAAGCTTATGCGCAGTGCTGCGGCATACTGGCGTGGCAGCGAGAAAAACCCGCAACTGCAGCGTATTTATGGCACCGCATGGCCAACTAAGGACCAGCTCACTGAGCATCTGACTCGTCTAGCTGAGGCCGAACGCCGCGACCACCGCCGTCTTGGGGTAGAGATGGATTTGTTCTCATTCCCCGATGAGATGGGGTCAGGGCTTGCGGTGTTCCACCCGCGCGGCGGGGTGGTGCGCTTGGAAATGGAAGAATACTCGCGCCGCCGCCACATCGAGGCAGGGTACTCGTTTGTCAACAGCCCGCACATCACCAAAGGGCGGCTGTATGAGGTCTCTGGTCACTTGGATTGGTACCGCGAAGGCATGTACCCCGCCATGCACATGGATGAGGAACGTGACGCTGACGGGACCTTGCGTAAGCAGGGGCAAGACTATTACCTCAAACCCATGAACTGTCCGATGCATAACCTGATTTTCGATGCGCGAGGCCGTTCGTACCGTGAACTTCCGTTGCGGTTGTTTGAATTTGGAACGGTATACCGTTACGAAAAATCTGGGGTGATTCACGGGTTGACGCGGGCGCGCGGGTTCACACAAGATGATGCGCACATCTACTGCACGAAAGAGCAGATGAAAGACGAACTGACGAATGCTCTGACTTTTGTGCTTGACCTGCTCAAAGATTATGGTCTTGATGATTTCTACCTTGAGTTGTCTACCCGGGACCCAGAAAAATCAGTGGGAACTGATGAGATATGGGACGAAGCGACCCGCACGTTAGAGGAAGTTGCCCAAGACTCCGGTTTAGAGCTTGTCCCTGATCCTGGTGGGGCCGCGTTCTACGGGCCAAAGATTTCCGTGCAAGCGAAAGATGCCATTGGGCGCACTTGGCAGATGTCCACAATCCAATTGGACTTTAACTTGCCTGAGAAGTTCGACTTGGAATACCAAGCTGCAGACGGCACACGGCAACGGCCTGTGATGATCCACCGAGCTTTGTTTGGTTCCATTGAGCGTTTCTTCGCCGTGTTGCTGGAACACTATGCCGGTCAGTTCCCCGTATGGCTTGCCCCGGTGCAGGTGCTCGCCGTACCGGTTGCTGACGCTTTCAACGACTACCTGGGTGACTTCGTAGCTGAACTACGCACTCGCGGTGTCCGTGCGGAACTGGACGATTCCAGTGACCGGTTCCCCAAGAAGGTCCGCAACGCTTCCACCTCGAAAGTGCCCTTCACCGTTATTGCTGGTGGTGAAGATGAACAAGCTGGTGCTGTGTCGTTCCGGTACCGCGATGGTAGCCAAGAAAATGGGATCCCACGGGAACAAGCAATTACCCGTATCCTTGAGTCCATTTCGACCCGAGCACAGGTTTAA
- a CDS encoding glycosyl hydrolase family 18 protein — MKKRKLRASAAIAVLLGAGLVPALSATPAAAHGWVTDPPSRQALCASGETSFDCGQISYEPQSVEAPKGATTCSGGNEAFAILDDNSKPWPTTEIASTVDLTWKLTAPHNTSTWEYFVDGQLHQTFDQKGQQPPTSLTHTLTDLPTGEHTILARWNVSNTNNAFYNCMDVVVSNNGGNTGGDDSDPGDGNTDSDTPATPQCPPAYSPSAVYTQGNQVTHEGHIWKAKWWTQGQAPGTTGQWGQWEDLGPCSTDPGDGDGDGDPGDGNPGEGGTPPPDTPGTGDERIVGYFTNWGVYGRDYHVKNIKTSGAADHLTHIMYAFGNVQGGKCTIGDAYADYDKAYTAAQSVDGVADTWDQPLRGNFNQLRKLKAEYPHIKVVWSFGGWTWSGGFGQAAQNPEAFAQSCRDLVEDPRWADVFDGIDIDWEYPNACGATCDTSGRDAYRDLLAALRTEFGDDLVTSAIPADATDGGKIDAANYAGGAEYLDWIMPMSYDYFGAWDKNGPTAPHSPLTSYQGIPIQGYDTTSTINKLTGLGIPADKILLGIGFYGRGWTGVTDPTPGSSATGAAPGTYEAGIEDYKVLAQRCPATGQVAGTSYGFCDGQWWSYDTPQDIIHKMNYANTENLGGAFFWELSGDTADGDLITAIATGLQ; from the coding sequence ATGAAAAAGCGGAAACTCCGCGCAAGTGCTGCCATCGCAGTACTCCTCGGTGCTGGCCTCGTACCCGCACTGAGCGCAACACCCGCAGCAGCTCACGGCTGGGTCACCGATCCACCAAGCCGCCAAGCTCTCTGCGCATCAGGAGAAACGTCCTTTGACTGCGGGCAGATCTCTTACGAACCGCAAAGCGTCGAAGCACCAAAAGGCGCAACAACATGCTCCGGAGGTAACGAAGCATTCGCTATTCTCGACGACAACTCCAAACCCTGGCCTACCACCGAGATCGCCTCAACTGTCGACCTCACCTGGAAACTCACCGCACCCCACAACACAAGCACGTGGGAATACTTCGTTGATGGCCAGCTCCACCAAACCTTTGACCAAAAGGGTCAGCAACCCCCCACCTCACTGACCCATACCTTGACTGATCTGCCAACCGGCGAGCACACCATCCTTGCCCGGTGGAACGTGTCCAACACAAACAACGCGTTCTACAACTGCATGGACGTCGTTGTCAGCAACAATGGCGGGAATACAGGAGGCGACGACAGTGACCCCGGCGATGGCAATACAGACAGTGACACCCCTGCCACACCGCAATGCCCGCCGGCCTACTCCCCCAGCGCCGTATACACCCAAGGCAACCAAGTAACCCATGAGGGCCACATCTGGAAAGCCAAATGGTGGACCCAAGGCCAAGCACCAGGAACCACCGGGCAATGGGGCCAATGGGAAGATCTCGGCCCCTGCTCAACTGACCCCGGTGACGGCGACGGCGACGGCGACCCAGGTGACGGCAACCCAGGTGAGGGAGGCACCCCACCACCGGACACACCCGGCACTGGAGACGAACGCATCGTCGGCTACTTCACCAACTGGGGCGTCTACGGACGTGACTACCATGTCAAAAACATCAAAACGTCCGGGGCCGCCGACCACCTCACCCACATCATGTACGCCTTCGGGAACGTCCAAGGCGGCAAATGCACCATTGGTGACGCCTACGCAGACTACGACAAGGCCTACACTGCCGCACAGAGCGTTGACGGCGTCGCTGACACCTGGGACCAACCACTGCGCGGAAACTTCAACCAACTACGCAAGCTCAAAGCCGAATACCCGCACATTAAAGTCGTATGGTCCTTTGGTGGATGGACCTGGTCTGGCGGGTTTGGGCAAGCAGCACAAAACCCAGAAGCGTTCGCACAATCATGCCGCGACCTTGTGGAAGATCCACGGTGGGCTGACGTATTTGATGGCATCGACATCGACTGGGAATACCCCAACGCATGCGGCGCCACCTGTGACACCTCAGGACGCGACGCCTATCGTGACCTCCTTGCCGCCCTGCGTACAGAGTTCGGTGACGACCTCGTCACCTCTGCAATCCCCGCGGACGCGACTGACGGCGGAAAAATCGATGCAGCGAACTACGCGGGAGGCGCAGAGTACCTCGACTGGATCATGCCTATGTCCTACGACTACTTCGGCGCATGGGACAAAAACGGTCCCACCGCACCGCACTCACCGCTGACCAGTTACCAAGGCATTCCCATCCAGGGGTATGACACCACCTCAACAATCAACAAACTCACCGGACTGGGAATCCCCGCAGACAAAATTCTGCTCGGCATCGGCTTCTACGGCCGCGGGTGGACCGGGGTCACCGACCCCACCCCAGGCTCCTCAGCAACCGGTGCTGCACCAGGAACATACGAGGCAGGAATCGAAGACTACAAAGTCCTCGCCCAACGTTGCCCCGCAACCGGACAGGTCGCAGGAACTTCGTACGGCTTCTGTGACGGTCAATGGTGGAGCTACGACACCCCGCAAGACATCATCCACAAGATGAACTATGCCAACACGGAAAACCTCGGCGGCGCGTTCTTCTGGGAACTGTCCGGCGACACCGCAGATGGTGATCTCATCACCGCGATTGCCACCGGCCTGCAATAA
- a CDS encoding chorismate-binding protein codes for MKGSAQFGGITGVEPVEFAHLTGTWDLPHSGLWFVIADFEGRTRAWRFATTYPTPAHTDSHSTPASNNTSHLLPAHPQQLSWDTTMDQDTYEAGVNTIKDHVREGRVYQANLTRIVHTPLAYPGPARLLHNHLRIGNPAPYGGYLDVTDSDPQRSAWLVSASPELFLSTTVDPHDSDTVTITSSPIKGTAPTPAGLTTKDEAENIMITDLVRNDLSHIATPGTVIVDTLLGVEPHPGLVHLVSTVQARLRTPPRNPTAWRDIFAATFPPASVSGAPKSSALEVITELEPTPRGPYCGAFGWINTDTGHTQLAVGIRTFWWDPASTYGPGARLHFGTGAGITWGSTPTREWQETQLKARTLMGLVTTHYSKEPQ; via the coding sequence GTGAAAGGATCAGCACAATTCGGGGGCATAACTGGTGTCGAACCGGTCGAATTCGCCCACCTCACGGGAACATGGGATCTACCTCACAGTGGCCTTTGGTTCGTGATCGCCGACTTTGAAGGACGCACCCGCGCGTGGCGTTTCGCCACCACCTACCCCACCCCAGCACACACAGATTCACACTCAACCCCCGCATCGAACAACACCTCACACCTACTCCCAGCGCACCCACAGCAACTGTCCTGGGACACCACCATGGACCAAGACACCTACGAGGCGGGCGTCAACACCATCAAAGATCACGTTCGTGAGGGACGGGTGTACCAAGCAAATCTCACCCGCATCGTCCACACCCCTTTGGCTTACCCTGGCCCGGCACGCCTCCTGCACAATCACCTGCGCATCGGTAATCCGGCACCCTACGGCGGCTACCTCGACGTCACAGACAGCGACCCCCAACGCAGCGCCTGGCTCGTGTCCGCGTCCCCGGAACTTTTTCTCTCCACCACTGTTGACCCCCATGACAGTGACACCGTCACCATCACGTCATCGCCCATCAAAGGAACAGCACCCACGCCAGCAGGCCTCACCACCAAAGACGAAGCCGAAAACATCATGATCACCGACCTCGTGCGCAACGACCTCTCCCACATAGCGACACCCGGAACCGTGATCGTTGACACCCTCCTTGGCGTCGAACCGCATCCCGGCCTCGTCCACCTCGTCTCCACTGTACAAGCGCGCCTAAGAACCCCACCACGCAACCCCACCGCCTGGCGTGACATCTTTGCCGCAACCTTCCCACCCGCCTCCGTGTCTGGCGCACCCAAATCCAGTGCACTAGAGGTCATCACCGAACTCGAACCCACCCCACGGGGCCCATACTGTGGTGCTTTTGGGTGGATCAACACCGACACCGGCCACACGCAACTCGCGGTGGGAATTCGCACGTTTTGGTGGGACCCCGCCAGCACCTACGGGCCCGGGGCACGCTTACACTTTGGGACCGGCGCAGGGATCACCTGGGGTTCCACACCCACACGGGAATGGCAAGAAACACAACTGAAAGCCCGCACACTCATGGGGTTAGTCACCACCCACTACAGCAAGGAACCACAGTGA